CGTCGTGTTGACGATGTAGACCACTTCGCCGTTCTTGATGAGGTCGACGATGTGCGGGCGACCTTCGAGCACTTTGTTGATGCGCTCGCACTTCACACCGTGGCTTTCCAGGAACGCAGCCGTGCCGGTGGTGGCGACCACGACGTAGCCGCGGGCCGTGACATCCTGCGCGATCGGCAGCAGGCGATCCTTGTCGGCATCGCGCACCGACATGAACACCTTGCCCTTGGGTGGCGCGTGGATGCCCGCAGCCTCGTGACCACGCGCGAAGGCGGCGCCGAACGTGCGGCCCACGCCCATCACTTCACCAGTGGAGCGCATTTCCGGCCCGAGGATCGGGTCGACGTTCTGGAACTTCAGGAACGGGAAGATCGCTTCCTTGACCGAGTAGTACGAGGGGATGATCTCCTTCGTGGCGCCCTGGTCGGCCAGCGAGCGGCCGGCCATGGCCCGCGCAGCGATCTTCGCCAGCGACATACCGGTAGCCTTGCAGACGAAGGGCACCGTACGCGAGGCACGCGGGTTCACCTCGAGGATGAACACCTCGTCGCCCTGGATCGCGAACTGCGTGTTCATCAGGCCGATGACCTTGAGCTCGCGCGCCAGTTCGGTGACCTGCCGGCGCATCTCGTCCTGCACTTCCTGCGACAGCGAATACGGCGGCAGCGAGCACGAGGAATCGCCCGAGTGCACGCCCGCTTCCTCGATGTGCTCCATGATGCCGCCGATCAGCACGTTGCCCTCGGCGTCGGCCACGATGTCCACGTCCACTTCCACGGCGTGGTCGAGGAAGCGGTCGAGCAGCACCGGCGACTCGTTCGACACCTGCACGGCCTCACGGATGTAGCGCGAGAGGTCGGCGTCGGCGTAGACGATTTCCATGGCGCGGCCACCGAGCACGTAGCTCGGGCGCACGACCAACGGGTAGCCGATCTCGCGGGCCAGGGCCAGCGCCTCGTCGGCGTTGCGCGCGGTGCGGTTCGGCGGCTGCTTGAGCTTGAGCTTCTCGATCAGCTTCTGGAAACGCTCGCGATCCTCGGCGATGTCGATCGATTCGGCATTGGTACCGATCACCGGCACGCCGGCGGCTTCGAGCGCACGCGCCAGCTTCAGCGGGGTCTGCCCGCCGTACTGCACGATCACGCCCTTCGGCTTCTCGAGGTCGACGATCTCCAGCACGTCTTCCAGCGTCAGCGGCTCGAAGTACAGGCGGTCGGAGGTGTCGTAGTCGGTGGAGACGGTTTCCGGGTTGCAGTTGACCATGATGGTCTCGAACCCGTCCTCGCGCAGCGCCAGCGCCGCGTGCACGCAGCAGTAATCGAACTCGATGCCCTGGCCGATGCGGTTGGGACCGCCGCCGAGCACGATGATCTTCTCGCGGTCGGTCGGGTTGGCCTCGCACTCTTCCTCGTACGTGGAGTACATGTACGCGGTGGTGGTGGCGAACTCGGCGGCGCAGGAGTCCACGCGCTTGTACACCGGGCGCACGCCCAGCGTGCGGCGCACGTGGCGCACGGCGGCTTCGTTGGTGTCGACCAGTTCGGCCAGGCGCGCATCGGAGAAGCCCATGCGCTTGAGCTCGCGCATGCGCGGCTCGTCCAGCGCGGTCAGGCCCTGGCGCTGTACCTCGCCCTCGGTCATCACGATGTCTTCGAACGCGGCAAGGAACCACGGGTCGATGCGGGTCAGCGCGTGCACTTCTTCCAGCGACAGGCCGGCGCGGAAGGCATCGGCGACGTGGAACACGCGGTCCGGGCGCGGCTCGCGCAGCTCGCGCTTGAGCGTCAGGAAGCCTTCCTCGCTGCCGATGTCCAGGCCGGTCGGGTTGAGGCCGGTCTTGCCGATCTCCAGGCCACGCAAGGCCTTTTGCATCGATTCGGTAAAGGTGCGACCCATCGCCATCACCTCGCCCACCGACTTCATCTGGGTGGTCAGGCGCGCATCCGCGGCCGGGAACTTCTCGAAGGCGAAGCGCGGGATCTTGGTGACCACGTAGTCGATGGACGGCTCGAACGAGGCCGGCGTGAGACCGCCGGTGATGTCGTTCTTGAGTTCGTCCAGCGTGTAGCCGACAGCCAGCTTGGCGGCCACCTTGGCGATCGGGAAGCCGGTGGCCTTGGAGGCCAACGCCGAGGAACGCGACACGCGCGGATTCATCTCGATGACGACCACGCGGCCGTCCTCGGCGTTGATGCCGAACTGCACGTTGGAGCCGCCGGTGTCCACGCCGATCTTGCGCAGCACCGCGATGGAGGCGTTGCGCAGGCGCTGGTATTCCTTGTCCGTGAGGGTCTGCGCCGGCGCGACGGTGATCGAATCGCCGGTGTGCACGCCCATCGGGTCGAAGTTCTCGATCGAGCACACGATGATGCAGTTGTCCGCCTTGTCGCGGACCACTTCCATCTCGAATTCCTTCCAGCCCAGCACCGATTCCTCGACCAGCACCTCGTGCACGGGCGAGAGTTCGAGACCGCGACCGATGATCTCGACGAACTCTTCCTTGTTGTACGCGATGCCGCCACCCGAGCCGCCGAGCGTGAAGCTGGGCCGGATGATGGTCGGGAAGCCGACGGTGGCCTGGATTTCCAGCGCCTGCTCCATCGAACGGGCCACTTCGGCCTTCGGGCATTCCAGGCCGATCTCGGCCATGGCGATGCGGAACAGGTTGCGGTCTTCCGCCATGCGGATGGCTTCGCGCGACGCGCCGATCAGCTCGACGTTGTATTTCTCGAGCACGCCGTGGTCGGCGAGGTCGAGCGCGCAGTTGAGGCCGGTCTGGCCACCCATCGTCGGCAGGATGGCGTCGGGACGCTCCTTGGCGATGATGCGCTCCACCGTCTGCCAGTTGATCGGCTCGATGTAGACCGCATGGGCCGTATCGGGGTCGGTCATGATCGTGGCGGGGTTGGAGTTGACCAGGACGACGCGGTAGCCCTCTTCCTTCAGCGCCTTGCAGGCCTGGGCACCGGAGTAGTCGAACTCGCAGGCCTGGCCGATGACGATCGGGCCGGCGCCGATGACGAGGATGGTCTTGATGTCTGTGCGCTTGGGCATGGTATCTCTCGCAAACGAAGCGGATGGATGAGGGGATCGGGGACAGCGCGGCGCGTGGTTACGCGCGCTTGGCCCGGTGCTCTTCCATCGAGGCGATGAACGTGTCGAACAGGTAGCCGACGTCTTCGGGGCCCGGGCTGGCTTCCGGATGACCCTGGAAGCAGAAGGCCGGCCGGTCGGTGAGCGCGAAGCCCTGCAGCGACCCGTCGAACAGCGAGGTGTGCGTGATCCGCACGTTGGCCGGCAGCGTGGCGGGGTCCACCGCGAAGCCGTGGTTCTGCGAGCTGATCAGCACGCGGCCGGTGTCGTGGTCCTTTACCGGGTGGTTGGCGCCGTGGTGGCCGAACTTCATCTTCAGCGTCTTCGCGCCCACCGCCAGGGCCAGGATCTGGTGGCCCAGGCAGATGCCGAACAGCGGGATCTTCGTGTCGAGGATCTGCCGTGTCGCTTCGATCGCGTAGTCGCAGGCGGCCGGATCGCCCGGGCCGTTGGCCAGGAACACGCCGTCCGGATTCATCGCCAGCACGTCCGACGCGGGCGTCTGCGCCGGCACCACTGTGATCTCGACGCCGCGACCGGCGAGCAGGCGCAGGATGTTCTGCTTCACGCCGAAGTCGTAGGCCACGACCTTGAACGTCTTGGGCACGTTGTGGAACGCCTGCTTGTCGAGGTCGTAGACGCCCTCGGACCACTGGTAGGTCGCGGTGGTACTGACCACCTTGGCCAGGTCCATGCCGTTCAGGCCTTCGAAGCCACGTGCCTTGGCCACCGCCGCATCGGCGTCGATCGCGTCGCCGGCGACGATGCAGCCGCCCAGCGCGCCCTTCTCGCGGAGGATGCGGGTGAGGCGACGTGTGTCGATACCGGCGATGGCGACGATGCCGTGGCGCGCAAGATACTGCGGCAGGGGCTCGACGCTGCGCCAGTTGCTGGCCAGGCGCGGCACGTCGCGCACGATCAGGCCGGCGGCGTGGACGCGGTCGGACTCGACGTCCACCTCGTTGGTGCCGGTGTTACCGATGTGCGGATAGGTGAGCGTGACGATCTGGCGGGAGTACGAGGGGTCGGTCAGGATTTCCTGATAACCGGTCATGGCGGTGTTGAACACCACCTCACCAATCGTCTCACCGCGAGCACCGACCGCATGGCCGTGAAAAATGCTGCCGTCTTCGAGAGCAAGCAGAGCAGGTGTACGCATGGGATGGCCGCCTTCGGGTGCAGCAAAGCCCGCAAGCCTGCATTGAGCGGCTCGTGGGCCTTGGGGATAAGGGATCGCTGGGCGGGTAAGAATGATAGGTGTGAAGGCCGCTTTTGTCCACCCGGGATGCATGAACGGCGGCGCGGCGGAATATCGCTGGGACGCCGGTCCGACGCGATACAATGGCGACGAGCCAGACCACCCGAGAACCGTCGCATGCTGCTCGATCCCGCCCGCCTGGAACGTCCGGACACCGACATCCGGCACGAGCCCTTTTCGTTCATGATCGCCCACGGCCAGCTGCCGGACGAGTGCCGGTCGGAACTGGAGCGTGATTTCCCGCAATACACCAGCGCGGGGTTCTTCCCGTACGACGCCAGCGATTGCGGCCCGTCGGTGAACGAACTGGTCGAACAGATGACGTCGCGCGCCTTCTCGGCCGCCATCGGCCGCCACTTGGGCATTCCCGGGCTGGAGACCTACCCCACGCTGGTCACGCTATGCCGCCTGCTCAACCGCCGGCACGGCACCATCCACACCGACAGCAAGTCCAAGATCGCCACCGCGCTGATCTACCTGAATCCGATGTGGCCCGACACCAGCGACGGCTGCCTGCGCTTCCTGCGATCGATCAACGACATCGACGATATCGTGGCGCCCGAGCTGAAGCCGCTCTACGGCGAGTTCGCGGTGTTCCGCCGGGCTGAGAATTCCTTCCACGGCCACCTGCCCTACGAGGGCGAGCGCCGGGTGATCCAGGTGGCCTGGCTCACCTCGGAAGAAGAGAAGGCCCGCAAGACCAAGCGTGGCAAGTTCTCGCGGGTGTTCAAGAAGATCTTCGGCAAGCTGGACCGCAAGATGGGCGCGGACCGGGATCGCAACGCCTCGCACCCGGACTAGCGCACCCCGAACCACCAGCCGACGAAGATGGCGAACACGCCGTAGAGCGCGCCGATCGGCATCAGCCAGCGCGCCTCCACGGAGCCGCGCCGGAACATCGCCCACAGCGCCACCACCGCGACCATGGTGATCGCACCGGCCACGATCAGCGGCGTATCGAACAGCCACGGCGTGGCGAACAGCGCGAGTGAACTGGGAATGGTCGCCTGGATCATCATGGCGCCGGAGATGTTGGCCAGGGCCAGCCGCTCCTTGCCCTGGCGTACCCAGATCAGCGCGTTGACGGTCTCGGGCAGCTCGGTGGCCACCGGACTGAGCACCAGCGCCACGATATGCGGCGATAGCTGGAAGAAGTCACCGAAGGCCTCAAGCTGCCAGACGAAGGTGCGCGAGGCGATGGCGATGACGAGCAGGGCCAGGCCCGTCTGCAACGCCACCCAGCCCATCGACGGATTGGCGTCGCGCGGACGGAAGGTCAGCGGTTCCAGCGCCTCCTCTTCCGGTGCCGTAGTGTCGTCGCGCATCTCACGCCACACGTAGGCCACGTAGGCCAGCAGGAACAGCACACCCAGCCAGGGCTTCCAGGCGAAGGCCACGAGGCCCAGGCCCACCTTGACGATGAAGATGGCCAGGAACCAGGACTGGTCGCGCGCCAGGCGCTGGTTGTCGACGCGTACCCGCAGGTCCGGTCGGTTCAACCGCTTGCGACCCGCATACAGCGCGAAGCCGACGACCGCATAGGCGATCGTGGCCAGGACCAGGGGGCCGCCGAGCGCGGCGCCCACGCCGATATCCTTCGCTTCGGGTGTCTTGCCGAACATCACGGCGACGAAGGTGACCGCGCTTTCGGGAAGTGCCGTGCCGAAGGCGGCAAGCACCGTGCCGGTGGCGGTGGCGCCGAGGTTGAGCTTGCGCCCGAACCACTCGACGCCGTTGACGAAGTATTCGCACGCGAAATAGATGGCCCCGGCGGAAACCAGGAACAGGAAGCATGTCAGCAGCATGGATAATCTAAGGCCGAGCGAGCGAGAACATACCGATGGCTCAACGACACCGCTCGCCCGGCCCGGGTAAGCATGTCGCTGGCCAAAGGTCTCGCCGGACGGGCAGCGTACTCTCCTACGCTGCTGCCGTTCGCGCCATGGGGCCGAGGCCACCAAGTGTGTTGACGCGAACTCTCCTGGGTACGGAGATGGCTACTCCCCAATGACTTCGGGCGGAATCCTACCACGCCCCGCAGCCACCCCCAACCCCACCGCCGTAGGAGCCCACGATGTGGGCGAAAAAACCAGATCGCCTCACCCCTCCCCCATCAAACCCGCGTCCCGATCACATCCTCGATCGTCCACCCACCCGGCGCACGCCCCGCCATCCACGCAGCGGCTTCCAGCGCCCCGCGTGCGAAGATCGATCGATCCGTCGCCCGATGCGCAAGCTCGATCCGCTCGCCCTGCCCCATCAGCAACGCCTGGTGTTCGCCGACGATGTCACCGCCACGCACCACCGCGAACCCGATCGTGCCGGCCTGACGCGCACCCGGACGCCCCTCGCGCGTATAGACGGCCAATTCATCCAGCGTGGCGCCGCGACCGGCGGCCGCGGCGTGGCCGAGCGCCAGCGCCGTACCGGACGGTGCGTCTTCCTTGCGGTTGTGGTGCGCCTCGACGATGTCCAGGTCCCAGCCGGGCAAGGCGGCGGCGGCTTCGCGCAGCAGGCGAGTCAGCACCGCGACGCCCAGGCTGAAGTTGGCCGCATGCAGCACGGCGATGCGCTCGGTGGCACGGATCAGGCGCTCGCTGAGGGCGGGCCCGAGGCCGGTGCTGCCGGTGACCAGCGAGGCGCCGCTCGCCTCGCAGTAGTCCAGCGCAGCGGCCAAGCCTTCCGGGCCGCTGAAATCCACCACCACGTCGATGTCGGCGGCGCCGGCCCAGGCGCTGAAACGCAGGGCGGAGACGTCGCCGTAGGCGGCCTTGCCCAGGCGCGGCGAGGCCGACGACACCACCGCCCGCACGGCGTCGAAACGCGCATCCTCGCGCACCAGGCCGAGCAAGGCGGAGCCCATACGGCCGGAGGCGCCGCTGATGGCGAGACGGACGGGACGGGTCATGGGGCGGAACCTCGGCGATGAACGGACGGCCATGCTAGTGGATGGCCGTCCGGCTTACGAGGTGACCTTCGACCAGAAGTCCTTGACGCCGTCGATGAACGTGGTGGAACGCGGCGTGTGCTTGGCGGCTTCCTCGCCGACGAACGTGGCCTCGAGCTGCGTGAGCAGTTCGCGCTGTTCCTTGGTCAGGCGTACCGGCGTCTCCACCACGACGGTGCAGACCAGGTCACCCGTGCGCCCGCCGCGAACCGACTTCACGCCGCGGCCGCGCATGCGGAACTGGTGCCCGGTCTGGGTCTCGGGTGGCACGCTGACCGCGATCTCGCCCTCCAGCGTCGGCACCATCAGCTCCGTGCCCAGCGCGGCCTGCGCGAAACGGATCGGCACCTCGCAGTAAAGGTCGCTGCCGTCGCGCTGGAAGATGGCGTGCTCGCGCACCCGCACTTCCACGTACAGGTCGCCGGCCGGCGAACCGGCGGGACCGGCTTCGCCCTGGCCCGTCAGTCGGATGCGGTCGCCGTTGTCGACGCCCGCCGGAATCTGCACGGACAGCGCGCGCTGTTCCTCCAGCCGCCCTTCGCCGTGGCACTTCTTGCAGGGCTTGTCGATCTTCTGTCCGGTACCGTGGCAGGTCGGGCAGGCCTGCTGGATGGAGAAGATGCCGTTCTGCATGCGCACGCGGCCGTGGCCGGCGCAGGTACCGCACTTGGACACCTTGCCGTCTTCCGAGCCGCTGCCGTTGCAGTGGTGGCAATTGACCTGGGTCGGGATCTCGATCTTCTTCTCGACGCCGAACACGGCCTCTTCGAGATCCAGGTCCATCATGTAGCGCAGGTCGGCACCGCGGCGCGCGCGCTGGCGGCCACCGCCACCACCGAAGATGTCGCCGAAGATGTCACCGAAGATGTCGCCGACGTCGCCGAAGCCTCCACCGCCGCCGCCACGACCGAAGCCGCCGCCCTCGAAGGCGGCATGGCCGTACTGATCGTACGCGGCGCGCTTCTGCGCATCCGACAGCACGTCGTAGGCTTCCTTGGCTTCCTTGAATTTGTCGATCGCCGCCGGGTCGTCCGGATTGCGGTCGGGATGGTACTTCATCGCGACGCGACGAAAGGTCGTCTTGAGTTCGCCGTCAGTGACGGTGCGTTCGACACCGAGGATTTCGTAGTAGTCGCGCTTGCTGCTCATGGCACGCTTGCTTTCCCTGGACGGACGAACGCGCCGAGAGGTTGCCCTTCGACGCGATCGTGCCGGTTAACCGATAGCGTGCCGCAGGTATGGAACCCGCGGCACGCCGTTGCCTTGTGGGGACGAATTACTTCTTCTCGTCCTTGACCTCGGTGAACTCGGCGTCCACCACGTCGTCCGGCTGGGCCGAACCGCCGCCCGGTGCCGACTGCTGCGCGGTGTCCTGCGTGCCACCCGACGACTGCGCCGCGGCGGCCAGGGCCTGCGCGACCTGCTCGAGGTTGGCGATCTTCGACTCGATGGCGTCCTTGTCCTCACCAGACAGCGCCTTCTCCAGCTCGGAGACCGCACCGTCGATGCTGGCCAACTGCTCGGCCGGGATCTTGCCGCCGTGCTCCTTCAGCTGGCTGCGCGTGGCGTGGACGAGCTGGTCGCCCTTGTTGCGCACCTGCACCAGGTCGTGGAACTTGCGGTCCTCTTCGCGGTTGGCTTCCGCGTCGGCGACCATGCGTGCCACTTCCTCGTCGGACAGGCCCGAACCGGCCTTGATCTCGATCTTCTGTTCCTTGCCGGTGTCCTTGTCCTTGGCGGACACATGCAGGATGCCGTTGGCGTCGATGTCGAAGGTCACTTCGATCTGCGGGGTGCCGCGCGGCGCCGAGCGGATGCCGGAAAGATCGAACTTGCCCAGCGACTTGTTCGCGTTGGCCCGCTCGCGCTCGCCCTGCAGCACGTGCACGGTCACGGCGTTCTGGTTGTCCTCGGCGGTGGAGAAGGTCTGCGAGGCCTTGGTCGGCACCGTGGTGTTCTTCTCGATCAGCTTGGTCATCACGCCACCCATCGTCTCGATACCGAGCGACAGCGGGGTGACGTCGAGCAGCAGCACGTCCTTGACGGTACCGCCCAGCACGCCGCCCTGGATGGCGGCGCCGACGGCGACGGCCTCATCCGGGTTGACGTCCTTGCGCGCTTCCTTGCCGAAGAAGTCCTTCACGGCTTCCTGGACCTTGGGCATGCGGGTCTGGCCGCCGACGAGGATCACTTCGTCGATGTCGGAGATTTTCAGGCCGGCATCGTTCAGCGCGGTGCGGCACGGGTCGATGGTGCCCTTGACCAGGTCTTCCACCAGCGACTCGAGCTTGGCACGGGTCAGCTTGATGTTCAGGTGCTTCGGGCCGGTAGCGTCGGCGGTGACGTACGGCAGGTTCACGTCGGTCTGGTGAGCCGAGGACAGTTCGATCTTGGCACGCTCGGCGGCGTCCTTCAGGCGCTGCAGGGCCAGCTGGTCCTGGCGCAGGTCGATGCCCTGCTCCTTCTTGAACTCTTCCACCAGGTAGTCGATGACGCGATTGTCGAAGTCTTCGCCACCCAGGAACGTGTTGCCGTTGGTCGAGAGCACTTCGAACTGCTTCTCGCCGTCGACGTTGGCGATCTCGATGATCGAGACGTCGAACGTGCCGCCGCCCAGGTCGTACACGGCGATCTTGCGATCCTTCGCGGACGTCTTGTCCAGGCCATAGGCCAGCGCGGCCGCGGTCGGCTCGTTGATGATGCGCTTGACCTCGAGGCCCGCGATCTTGCCCGCGTCCTTGGTGGCCTGGCGCTGGCTGTCGTTGAAGTAGGCCGGCACGGTGATGACGGCCTCGGTGACGGCCTCGCCCAGGAAGTCCTCGGCGGTCTTCTTCATCTTCATGAGGACCTTCGCGGACACTTCCTGCGGGGCCATCTTCTTGCCGTCGGCGGTCTGCACCCAGGCGTCGCCGTTGTCATGCGCGACGATGCCGTAGGGGACCAGCTTGAGGTCCTTCTGCACTTCCGCGTCGGTGAACTTGCGGCCGATGAGGCGCTTCACCGCGTAGAAGGTGTTCTTGGGATTGGTGACGCTCTGACGCTTGGCCGGCGCACCCACCAGGACTTCGTTGTCCTTGGTGAAGGCGACGATGGACGGCGTGGTGCGATCGCCCTCGGCGTTCTCGATGACACGCGCGGTCGACCCTTCCATCACTGCCACGCAGGAGTTGGTCGTACCGAGGTCGATGCCGATGATCTTGGCCATTGAAGTTGCTCCGTTTATATCTAAGCGGCCCCCGCGGCCGCGACTGGTGTGGAAAATGGGGGTAACCCCCATCGATTCAATATCTTCGGTATCAGTTATCGCGAACCACGGCGACCAACGCCGGGCGCAGCAGGCGATCGTTCAGCACGAACCCCTTCTGCACCACCGCCACCACCGTGTTGGGCGCGTGCTCGTTCGACTCGACCGAGCTGATCGCCTGATGGTGCTCCGGGTTGAACGGCTGGTGCAGTGGATCGACCACCGACAGGCCGTTGGCCTGGGTCACCTTTTCCAGCTGCTTGAGTGACATTTCCAGTCCCTCGCGCAGTGTCTTCGCATCGGCCGACTGGTTGGCCAGGCCGAGCGCGATGCCGTCGTAGACCGGCAGCAGGTCGCCCAGCAGCTTCTCGTTGGCGAAGCGACGCGCCTGGTCGAGGTCGCGCTGCATGCGCCGGCGCTGGTTCTCGATCTCCGCCTTTTCGCGCAGGACCGTCTCGCGGGCTTGTGCCAGCTCGACTTCCATCGCGGAAAGCTGGGCGTTCAGCGCATCGAGCTCGGCCTGTGCGCCGTTCTCGGCGACACCGCCGTCCTGCGCCGGATCGGGCGCGTGGGGATCGTTGTTTTGCATGATTACTCCAAATGTCAGCTCACCGGCCCCGCGGTGACGCGGGGCCGAACATTCGCGGGAATTACCAAACCCGCCTCCCGTGCCGGTTTATGAGGTCGCCGCGGCGCGATTCAAGGCGTCACTGAGCAGCGCGGCCGTGGCCTGTACCACGGGGATCACCCGCTCGTAGGCCATGCGGGTCGGTCCGATGACGCCGATCGCGCCCAGCATGCGGCCGGGGGTGCCGTAGGTGGCGGTGACGATGCTGCAGCCGTCCAGGGCCGCGAAGCCCGATTCCTCGCCGATGAAAAGGCGCACGCCGGGGGCCTGGACGCACATTTCCATCAGCTGGAGCAGGTCGCGCTTCTGCTGAAAGGCGTCGAAGAGGTCGCGGAGCCGTTCGATGTCGGCCAGTTCCGAGTAGCCCATGAGGTTGGTCTGACCGCTGACCAGCACGTCGTCGGCGTCGTCCACGGGCGTAAACGAGGCGGTGGCCAATTCCACCACACCGGATAGCAGGCGATTCAGTTCACCCCCGGCCTCGCGCAACTCGGTGGCGAGGTGGGCACGTATGTCCGCCAGGCGGAAGCCGGCGAACTGCGCATTGAGGTAGTTGGCCGCCTGTTCCAGCTCGGTGGCATCCAGCGGCTTGGCCAGCTGGACCACCCGGTTTTGCACCTGGTTGTCCGAGAAGACCAGGATCACGAGGACGCGCGCGTCGGGCAGGCTGACGAAATCGATGTGGCGCAGCGGGAAGTCGCCCTGCCGCGGCACCGTGACCACGCCGGCGAACCGGGTCATCGCGGAAAGCAGGTGGGACACGTTGCCCAGCAGGTCGCGCGTGGTGGTCTGGTGCGGCGGCAGGCTGCCCTGCAGGCGGGCCATCTCGTCGCGCGGCAGCGGTTTCAGCTCCAGCAGGCTGTCGACGAACAGGCGCAGGCCGCGCGGGGTGGGAATGCGCCCCGCCGAGGTGTGGGGCGAGGCCACCAGCCCGGCGTCTTCCAGGTCGGCCATGATGTTGCGGATGGTGGCCGGGCTGACTTCCAGGCCGGACGATCGCGCCAGCGTGCGTGAGCCGACCGGCTCCCCATCGGACAGGTATTGCGAGATGAGGGTCCGCAGCAGCCGGCGCGCGCGAGCATCGATGTCGTGACCGGAGAACGGATTCATGCGCCTGACTGGTGTGGAAAAGGGGTGGAACGTGGCGCTATCAATAAGGTCTCGCCGCTCTGCTTGCAAGTCTCGGCTTCTGCGACGCGCCTGCCGCTACAATCGGCGCGATTCCCTTCGCCGCACGGTCGCCATGCTCACCTCGCTCTACGTCCGCCAGTTCGCCGTCGTCGAAGAAGCCGAGATCGCCTTCGGTCCCGGCCTCACCGTGGTCAGCGGCGAAACCGGCGCGGGCAAGTCCCTGCTGGTCGACGCACTGATGCTACTGGCCGGCGCCCGCGCCGACAGCGGCATGGTCCGGGCCGGCAGCGACCGCGCCGAACTAGCCGCCGAATTCGACCTGGCCGGCCTGCCCGAAGCCACCGAGTGGCTGCGCCAGGAGGAACTGGACGACGGCGAGACCTGCCGGCTGCGCCGCGTGATCCGCACCGAGGGCAGCTCGCGCGGCTGGATCAACGGTCGCCCGGCCAGCCTGGCGCAGATGTCCGCACTGGCCTCGCGGATCGTGGAGATCCACGGCCAACACGAGCACCAGGCGCTGCTCTCGCGCCAGCACCAGATGGCCCTGCTGGATGCCTACGCGGGCAACGAGGCCCGCCTGGCGAGCGTGCGCGACACCGCGAAAGCCTGGCGCGACGCCGTGGCCCGCATCCGCACCCTGTCCGGCGGCGACGACCGCGAACGCCAGATCGAACTGCTGGCCCACGAGCTGGAAGAACTGGACCGCTGGGCCCTGGCGCCGGCCGCCCTGGACGACCTGGAAGCCCAGCACCGCCGCCTCGCCAACGCCGGCCGGCTGGCCGAGGGCGCCAACGGCGTGGTCGAGATCCTCGATGGCGAAAGCGAGTTCGCGGTCGGGCGCGCCCTGCTCCGCGCCCATGCCGAGGTTTCCCGGCTTGCGGAACTGGATGCCTCGCTGGTGCCCACGCTCGAATTGCTCGACAGCGCGCAGATCCAGGTCGGCGAAGCCGTCGACGGCCTCGGCCGCTACGCCCAGGATGTGGAGCTCGACCCGGAGCGCCTGGCCGAGGTGGATACCCACCTCACCCACCTACACGACCTGGCCCGCCGCTACCGGCTGCCGATCGAGGAACTGACGGCCAAGGCCGAGGAGATCCGGGAGCGCCTGGCCGAACTGGAAGGCGCCGGCGACGCGCTGGACCGCCTGGCCCACGAGCGCGACCGCCTGCGCACCGCCTGGGATAGCGCCGCCAGGGCCTTGTCCGACGCCCGCGGCGAAGCCGCCGGCCGGCTGGGCGCCACGGTCGCCACGCTGATGGGTGAACTGGGCATGGGCGGCGGCCGCCTGGTGGTGTCACTGGAGCCGGCCGAGGGCGACGAGCCCGATCCGCAGGGCCGCGAGCGCTGCGAACTGCTGGTCAGCGCCAACCCCGGCCAGCCGCCCCGCCCGCTACGCAAGGTGGCCTCCGGCGGCGAGCTGGCGCGCATCAGCCTGGCCATCGAGGTCGCCACGCTGGGCAACGACAACATCGGCTGCATGATCTTCGATGAAGTGGACACCGGCATCGGTGGCGCGGTGGCCGAGGTGGTCGGGCAGAAGCTGCGCGCCCTGG
This DNA window, taken from Luteibacter sp. 9135, encodes the following:
- the recN gene encoding DNA repair protein RecN, producing MLTSLYVRQFAVVEEAEIAFGPGLTVVSGETGAGKSLLVDALMLLAGARADSGMVRAGSDRAELAAEFDLAGLPEATEWLRQEELDDGETCRLRRVIRTEGSSRGWINGRPASLAQMSALASRIVEIHGQHEHQALLSRQHQMALLDAYAGNEARLASVRDTAKAWRDAVARIRTLSGGDDRERQIELLAHELEELDRWALAPAALDDLEAQHRRLANAGRLAEGANGVVEILDGESEFAVGRALLRAHAEVSRLAELDASLVPTLELLDSAQIQVGEAVDGLGRYAQDVELDPERLAEVDTHLTHLHDLARRYRLPIEELTAKAEEIRERLAELEGAGDALDRLAHERDRLRTAWDSAARALSDARGEAAGRLGATVATLMGELGMGGGRLVVSLEPAEGDEPDPQGRERCELLVSANPGQPPRPLRKVASGGELARISLAIEVATLGNDNIGCMIFDEVDTGIGGAVAEVVGQKLRALGENVQVLCVTHLPQVAAQGHAHLRVAKESDGDSTRTRIHALDAGGRRDELSRMLGGVEITKETRAAAKKMLDRAQG